The Stenotrophomonas maltophilia sequence GGCTGACATAGCTGGTCGGATTGCAGCCGATGATGCTTGCAGTGGAGTTGTTCGGATCGATCCTGCAGGCGGTGCTGGTGACGTTGGTGAAGCCGTACATCGCCGGGTTGGCTGCCACTTCGCCCAGCACGGTGAAGGTATCGAGCGGGATGAACTCGATGCCGGCCTGCTTCAGGCCACCGTACAGGGCCTTGTTGTAGCCGGCCGAAAGCGCGGTGGCGGTGGCCGCGTTCGGGCCGCGGAAGGCCGGGGTCAGGCCGACGTTCGGCAGGTTCGGCACCAGCACGTACTGTGCACCAGCCTGCTTCAGCGCGCCGACCAGAGCGATCTGGTCGGTGACGGCCGCGCCGATGATGGCCTGTGCCTGCGCCGGATTACCCGCGGCGGCGAACAGGTCGTTGGCACCGCCCCAGACGGTATACAGGGCGTTTGCGTCAGCCTTGCCGCCATTTGCGGCAAGGTAACGAGCAGCCTGCGACTTCAGCGACGGAATGGCACCCAGGCCACCCGCTTCGTCGACCGATACGCGGGCGCCACCGACAGCATAGTTGTCACCCTTCTGGCCGTTGCCGTTGGCACCGCCGTTGAGGCCGTAGTAATTGGCGACCTGCTGCGACCACACCCAGCCCGGGTTGGTGGTGAACTGGCCGGTGACCGGCTGCACGCCCGGATCGAGCAACGGGCGGAAATAACCGGCATCGGTGAGGCTGTCACCGAAGAACACGGCCTTGGAGTATGGGGATTCGCCTGCCATGGCCGGAAGCGCGGCCAGCGCGATCGCGGCCGCCATCAGGGAGCGGATCGGGTGTTTGCTGAGCTGCATGTAGGAAACTCCTGTGGGGAAATCGTTGGGGACCCGGCGGACGTACGCCGGCGCACGGTGAATGGTTTCACTGCGCTGCGTTTTGCTCACGCTGCGCCGCCGCATGGATTGTCGCCTGAGGGCGCTGGACCATGCTGTGCCGGGGCTGGCGATCAATGAAATTTGCAAGGGTTCCGATCCGCGCAGGCCATCGGCGACAATGCGGCGATGAACATCCAGCTCAATGGCGAACCCCGCACCCTGCCCGCTTCGGCGACCCTCCACGACCTGCTCGAGGCCGAGCAGTTGCTGCAGCGCCGGGTGGCAGTGGAGGTCAACGGCGAGATCGTCAGCCGCAGCCGCCACGGCGAACATGTACTGGCCGAGGGTGATGTGGTCGAGATCGTGCACGCGCTGGGCGGGGGCTGAAGCTGTCCGTGTACCCAGGGGGTCAGATCCCTTTGCCGATGGCAAAGGGATCTGACCCCACTCTTCCCCACCCTCTGCGTGATCCCATCTTCAGGCGGATAGGCGATAATCGCGCCATGAACGTTCATGTCTCCCCCGATTCGCTGGTGATCGCCGGCAAGACCTATGGCTCGCGGCTGCTGACCGGCACCGGCAAGTTCAAGGATCTGGAAGAAACCCGCCTGGCCACCGAGGCTGCAGGCGCCCAGATCGTCACCGTGGCGATCCGCCGCACCAACATCGGGCAGAACCCGGGCGAGCCGAACCTGCTCGACGTGCTGCCGCCGGACCGCTACACCATCCTGCCCAACACCGCCGGCTGCTACACCGCCGAAGATGCCGTGCGCACCTGCCGGCTGGCCCGTGAGCTGCTGGACGGCCACAACCTGACCAAGCTGGAAGTGCTGGGCGACCAGAAGTCGCTGTACCCGGACGTGGTGCAGACCCTCAAGGCCGCCGAACAGCTGGTCAAGGACGGCTTCGAGGTGATGGTCTACACCTCCGACGACCCGATCCTGGCCAAGCGCCTGGAGGAGATCGGCTGCGCCGCGGTGATGCCGCTGGCCGCGCCGATCGGTTCGGGCCTGGGCATCCAGAACAAGTACAACCTGCTGCAGATCATCGAAGACGCCAAGGTGCCGATCATCGTCGACGCCGGCGTGGGCACCGCTTCCGATGCCGCCATCGCGATGGAACTGGGCTGCGACGGCGTGCTGATGAACACCGCCATCGCCGGTGCGCGCCATCCGGTGCTGATGGCCAGCGCCATGCGCAAGGCCGTCGAGGCCGGCCGCGAAGCCTTCCTGGCCGGACGCATCCCGCGCAAGCGCTACGCCAGCGCCTCTTCTCCGGTGGATGGGCTGATCGGCTGATGACCAATCCATTTGACAGCGCCGGTTCCAAGGCCCCGCCCAAGCCCTTCACCGTCAGCGAGGGCCGCCGCGAGGTGCGCAGCTTCGTGTTGCGCCAGGGCCGTTTCACTCCCGCCCAGCAGCGCGCGTTCGACGAACGCTGGCCGCGCTTCGGCATCGACTACAACGGCCAGCCGCGTGACCTGGACGCCACTTTCGGCCGCCCGGCGCACAAGGTGCTGGAAATCGGCTTCGGCAACGGTGCCGCGCTGCGCTTCGCCGCCCAGCACGATCCGTCGCGCGACTACATCGGCATCGAGGTGCACGCCCCGGGCGTGGGCCGCCTGCTGAACGCGCTGGCCGAGGACAACGCCGACCACGTGCGCCTGTACCACCACGATGCCGTGGAGGTGCTGCAGAACGAGATCGCCGATGGCGCGCTGGATGAAGTGCGCATCTACTTCCCGGACCCATGGCACAAGAAGCGCCACAACAAGCGCCGCCTGCTGCAACCGGCGTTCGCCGACCTGCTGGTGCGCAAGCTGCGCCCGGGTGGCCGCCTGCACTGCGCGACCGACTGGGAAGACTACGCCGAACAGATGTGGGACGTGCTCGATGTCACCGCCGGCCTGGTCAACCGTGCCGGCCCGCGGGGCAGCGTGCCGCGCCCGGACTGGCGCCCGCAGACCCACTTCGAGACCCGCGGCCAGAAGCTCGGCCACGGCGTCTGGGACCTGCTGTACGACCGCACCTGATCATCGCCTGAGGACGCCGCGCCCCACATGGATACCGCGCTGACGCTGACCAACGACATGAAGCTCGTGCTCGGGCTGGTCGGCTTCACGATGGCGATGTTCCTGTTCGAGCGCATCCGCGCCGACGTGGTCGCGCTGGTGGTGCTGGTGGTGCTCGGCGTCACCGGCCTGATCGCGCCGGAGGAGATCTTCGGCGGTTTCTCCGGTAACGCGGTGATGAGCATCATCGCCACCACCATCCTCGGTGCGGGCCTGGACCGCACCGGGGCGTTGAACCGGCTGGCGGCCTGGCTGCTGCGGCGCGGCCACGGCGTGGAGCAGCGGCTGCTGATGATGACCACGGCCATTGCCGGCCTGAACTCCTCTTTCATGCAGAACCCGTCGGTGATGGCGCTGTACCTGCCGGTCGCCTCGCGATTGGCAGCGCGCACCGGCCTGACCCTGCAGCGCCTGCTGCTGCCGATCTCGGCAGCGATCGTGATGGGTGGCGCGCTGACCATGGTCGGCAACTCGCCGCTGATCCTGCTGAACGACCTGCTGGCTTCGGCCAACAACAACCTGCCCTCGGGCCTGGCCACCATCGAGCCGCTGCGCATGTTCGCGCCGCTGCCGATCGGTGTGGCCCTGCTGATCGCCTCGCTGCTGTACTTCCGCTACTACGGCGACCGCAAGCTGGTTGAAGAAGAAAGCCTGGTCAACGACGGCGTCACGCCGGCACGCACCGAGAGCTACTTCGCCAAAACCTACGGCATCGAAGGTGATGTGTTCGAGCTGGTGGTCAGTGCTGAAAGCCCGCTGGTCGGCATGACCCTGGGCGAGGCCGAGAACCTGCACGATGCGCCGCTGCTGCTTGCCCTGAAGACCGGCAACGACACCCGCCTGGCGCCGCCGGCGGAGATGCGCATCTGGGTCGGCAGCGTGCTCGGTGCGATGGGGCCGCGTGACCAGATCAACGACTTCGCACAGAACCAGTTCCTGCGCATGTCCTCGCGCCTGAAGCACCTGGGCGACCTGTTCAACCCCAGCCGCGCCGGTATTTCCGAGGCGGTGGTGCCGCCGACATCAAACGTGATCGGCAAGAGCGCGGCCGATCTGCGCCTGCGCAAGGAGCGCGGCATCAGCCTGCTGGCGATCAACCGCGACAAGCAGGTGATCCGCGAGGACGTGCGCGATGTGCAGCTGCGCGCCGGCGACATGCTGGTCTTCCACAGCATCTGGACCGACCTGGCGCAGGCCGCGCGCAGCCGTGACTTCGTGGTGGTCACCGACTATCCCACCGGTGAGCAGCGCCCGCACAAGTTCAAGATCGCCATGGCGATCTTCGCGCTGACCATCCTGATCGCGCTGACCAGCAAGCTGCCGGTGGCGCTGACGCTGATGACCGGCGTGGCCGGCATGCTGCTGACCGGCGTGCTGCGCATGGACGAGGCCTACGCCTCGATCAACTGGAAAACGGTATTCATGATGGCCGGGCTGATTCCGCTCGGCTGGGCAATGGACTCCAGTGGTGCGGCGGCATGGGTGGCCGGCCATACCATCGACAAGCTGCCCACCGGCATTCCGGTGTGGGTGCTGGAGGTGGCGCTGGCACTGCTGACCACGGCGTTCTCGCTGGTGATCAGCCATGTGGGCGCGACCATCGTAATGGTGCCCATTGCGGTGAACCTGGCGTTGGCGGCAGGTGGCAACCCGACCGCGTTCGCGCTGATCGTGGCGTTGTCGGCATCCAACAACCTGATGACGGCCTCCAACCCGGTGATCTCGATGATCATCGGCCCGGCCAACTACACCCCGCGCGAGATGTGGCGGGTCGGCGGCCCGCTGTCGCTGATCTACACCTGCGTGGTGGTGCTGATGATCAACCTGATGTTCTGAGGGTTGGGGTTTGTTGGCAGGGCTGCGCCCTGCACCCGCAGAAGCCGAAGCAACAGCAACAGCGTGCATTCCGTGGGATGGCGGGGTGGGTCCGGTTGCGGGGGACGCCGTGAACCCGTCCATGGGGGCTTGGCCGCGGCATCCATGCCGCGGACACCCCCGCAACCGGACCCACCCCGCCTTCGACAGATTGCCGCGATCTGCCAGAACGGCGTTCCGTGCTGCTGTTGGTAGGTGTCGACCTTGGTCGACACAGTAGATCCACGCCATGCATAGATGAATCTCTGGATACCCATTGATCCTGTGGGTGCGAACCTTGGTTCGCACGCCGGTTGCCTCAAGCCAGGTAAACCTGCCCGTCGCGCACGTCCACCGGTACCGCACGCAGGCGGTCGCCCTTGCAGGGACCGGCGATGCAGTCGCCGCTGTCCAGCGCGAACGAGGCGCCATGCGCGGCGCAGACCAGGTGGCCCTCGCGGCTCTTCAGGAACTGGCCAGGGGCCCAGTCCAGGCGGCGGCCGGCGTGCGGGCAGATGTTCAGGAAGGCACGGACCTGCCCGCCGTCGCGGTACAGCACCAGCGACTCGGCATCGCCATCGACCACTGCTTCGACCTCGGCAAACGCGCCATCGGCAATGGCTTCAAGGGCGATCAGGGCAGCGGCGGTAGACATGGCGAAGGCTCGGACGGTAAACCGGAATTGTCGCATGCCTGCTCAGGTGACTGGCTGCGACATGAACACAAGTCATTGATCCGTAATAAGCACAGGCTATATTTAACGAGTTTTTCACTCAATGACAGTGGCACGTCCCGATACTCTGGTTTCGCTGATCCCAGCCTATCGAGCCGCCATGTTCAATCGCGCATCCGCCTTCAACCAGTTCCGCACCCTGTTCGCGCCGCGCAAGCCGCGCCATCCGTTGGTGCGCGTTGCCGTGGGCCTGCTTGGCCTGGCGATCCTGGCGGCGATGGTGTTCATCGGCGTGTTCGTCGGTGCAGCGATGATCCTGGTCGGCCTGGCGTGGAAGCTGCTGGCCTCGCGCAAGCCGGGCGTTGCCCGTCCTGTCGATCCGACGGTGGTCGAAGGCGAGTACCGCGTAGTGCGCAAGCCGGTGCTGCCGGCCTCGCGCTGATCCACGTGCTCCGCGCCCGCTGACGGCGGGCGCCATGCGTTCTAGACTGCGGGCACGCCCTTCCTGGATGCCCGCATGTCCGATGTCTCCGATGTGATCCCTGCCGTAGCCCTGCCGCGTGTACCGGTAGCCGGTGGCGGCAGTTTCCCCGTGCACCGCATCTACTGCGTCGGCCGCAATTTCGCCGACCACGCCCGCGAAATGGGCGCGGCGGTGCCGGCGGCCGATGACCGTGGCCGCCCGATGTTCTTCAGCAAGCCGGCCGATGCGATCGTGGTCGGCCATGACGACGCCATCCCCTACCCGCCGGCGACCGCCAATCTGCACCACGAAGTGGAGCTGGTGGTGGCGATCGGCCGTGATGCGCCCGCAGGCGAGCTGGCCGTGGCCGATGCCGAAGCACTGGTCTACGGCTACGCCGTCGGCCTGGACCTGACCCGCCGCGACCTGCAGGCTGCGGCCAAGGACAAGGGCCACCCGTGGGATGCCGCCAAGGGCTTCGATGCCTCCGCGCCGATCAGCGAAATCGTCCACGCAGAGGAAGTCGGCGACCTGGCCGCGCTGAACCTGTCGCTGGAGGTCAATGGTGAAGTGCGCCAGCAGGCGCTGCTGGACCAGATGATCTGGAACGTGCCGGAGATCCTGCATGAGCTGTCCAAGCTGTGGCAGCTGCGTGCCGGCGACCTGGTGTTCATGGGTACCCCGTCCGGCGTGGCAGCACTCAAGCCGGGCGACCGCTTCAGCGCGCGCCTGGAGAACGTGGCCGAGCGCCACGGCGTGATCGCCGGCTGACACCACCTGCGCTACCCTGCGCGCTGTCCACTTCCCCCACCGGAGAAAAACAACAATGGGAATGCTCACCGAGTTCAAGGAATTCGCGATGCGCGGCAACGTCATCGACCTCGCCGTCGGCGTGGTGATCGGCGCGGCCTTCGGCAAGATCGTGACCGCGCTGGTCGAGAAGATCATCATGCCGCCGCTGGGCTACCTGATCGGCCGCGTGGACTTCTCCAGCCTGGCCTGGACCCTGTCGCCGGCCCACCTGGGTCCGGATGGCAAGGAGATTCCGGCCGTGGTGGTTGGCTACGGCGACTTCATCAATACCATCATCCAGTTCGTGATCGTGGCCTTCGCCATCTTCATCGTGGTCAAGGCGATCAACCGCCTGTCGCGCAAGCAGGAAGCCGCACCGGCCGCACCGGCCGAGGAAGTGGTGCTGCTGCGCGAGATCCGCGACAGCCTGAAGAAATAAGGGGATCGGGCGCCGACTGGCGTCCCTCCCATCTGTAGAGCCGAGCCCACGCTCGGCTGATCTGCAAAAGGCAGCCGAGCATAGGCTCGGCTCTACAGAAGCACACGAAAGCCCCGCTCCGGCGGGGCTTTCGCTTTGCTGCATCTGGCGGAAAACAGCATCCGCGGCAGCCATGACCTCCCGCCCATGCGCGGGCCTGAACGACTGTTAAGCTCCAAGGCTTGGTCCCTTCCGGAGTTGCCCATGCGTCGCCGCGTCCTTGCCATCGCATCCTCCCTCGCCCTGCTGGCCGCTCCGGCCTTTGCGGCGCCGCACACCACTACCCTGCCCCCGGCGTCTCTGGCCACCGCTGCGCAGCTGCGCGACCAGGCGCTGGCCGACGACACCGGCTGGAAGGTGGTCGAGTCGCTCACCACCGAGATCGGCCCGCGCATCGCCGGCAGCGAAGCCGACGCCCGCGCCGTGGCCTGGGCTGAGGCCAAGTTCAAGGCACTGGGCTTCGACAAGGTGTGGAAGGAACCGGTGACCTTCCCGAAGTGGGAGCGCCGCAGTGAACATGCTGCCGTGACCGGCAGGAACCCGCAGCCGCTGCAGATCACGGCGCTGGGCGGCAGCCCGGGCGGCACGGTGGAAGCCGAGGTGGTGCGCTTCGCCGACCTGGCCGCCCTGCAGGCCGCGCCCGCCGGTTCGCTGAAGGGCAAGATCGCCTTCGTCGATTACCAGATGCTGCCGTTCCGCGATGGCCGCGACTATGGCCGTGGCGGCGCGATCCGCAGCAAGGGCCCGTCCGAGGCGATCCGCAAGGGCGCGGTTGGTTTCCTGATGCGCTCGGCCGGTACCGATTCGCACCGCGTGCCACACACCGGCATCACCCGTTTTGACGATGGCCTGACCCCGGTGCCGTCAGCCGCGCTGTCGGTGCCCGATGCCGACCAGCTGGCCCGCCTGCTGGCCCGTGGCAGCACCACAGTGAAGGTGGCGCTGGACTGCGGCTGGGATGGCACCGCCACCTCGTACAACGTGATCGGCGAGATCACCGGCCGCAGCCTGCCGAAGGAAGTGGTGGTGATCGGCGGTCACCTGGATTCCTGGGACCTGGGCACCGGCGCGGTGGATGACGGCGCGGGCGTGGGCATCACCATGGCTGCGGGCCACCTGATCGGCCTGCTCAAGCAGGCGCCGAAGCGCACCATCCGCGTGATCGCCTTCGCCAACGAGGAGCAGGGCCTGTATGGCGGCAAGGCCTACGCCGAGGCGCATGCCAAGGACGTGGCCCTGCACCAGCTGGCTGCCGAGAGTGACTTCGGTGCCGGCCGCATCTATGCCTTCAATACCGGTTCGCCGAACCCTGAAGGCTCGCGCGAAGCGACCAAGCAGATTGCCGAAGTGATGAAGCCGCTGGGGATCGAGTACCAGGCCGACAAGGGGGGCCCGGGCCCGGACGTCGGCCCGCTGGCCGCCAAGGGCGGTGCGTGGGCGTGGCTGGCGCAGGACGGATCGGACTACTTCCACCTGCACCACACCGCCGACGACACGCTGGACAAGATCGACCCGAAGGCGCTGGCGCAGAACGTGGCCGCATACACCGTGTTCGCGTACCTGGCGGCGGAAGCCGATGGCAGCTTCGGCAGCGAGGCCAAGGCGACCACGCCGCCGAACGAATGATGCGGTGACACAGGGGGTCAGAGCCCTCGCCAAGGGCGAGGGCTCTGACCCCTGATCGTATCAGCTCTCCCAGACCCGGGTGTTGCTTACCCCGATCGTCTGCGGCTTGAACAGCGGATCACGCTGCTTGCGCTTCTGCGCCTCGTAATCGCGAAGAACGGCCAGGGCAGGCCTTTGCAACAGCAGGATGGCGATGATGTTCAACCAGCTCATCAGGCCGACGCCGATGTCGCCCAGCGACCAGGCCACCGTTGCACTGTTCACCGCCGAGTAGCCGGCAGCCGCCAGGAACATCAACTGGAATCCACCGATCACCCACGGCGCCGGACGGTCGCGGCACAGATAGCTGACGTTGGTCTCGGCCATGTAGTACAGCGCGAGGATGGTGGTGAACGCGAACGGCAGGATCGCCAGCGCTACGAACGAACGGCCGAAGCCCGGCAGCGCGGATTCCACCGCATACTGCACGAAGCGGGGACCGGCCTCGACGCCCGGCAGATTGCCCAGCAGCAGGCGCGCCTCATCCGGAATGCCGTTCACCGCCGGGTCGTAGACGTTGTACAGGCCGGTGGACAGGATCAAGAAGGCGGTGGCACTGCACACCACCATCGTGTCGATGTAGACCGAGAACGACTGCACCAGGCCCTGCTTGACCGGATGCGAGACTTCCGCGGCGGCGGCCGGATGCGCACCACTGCCCATGCCGGCCTCGTTGGACAGCACGCCGCGACGCACGCCCCACTGGATGGCGGTACCGATCATCGCGCCGAACGCTGCGTCCACGCCGAATGCACTGCGCAGCACCAGCATGATCACCTCCGGCACCTTGTCCGCGTTGAGCACCATCACCAGCGCCGCGACCAGCAGGTAGGCCACGGCCATCAGCGGCACCACCCATTCGGCCACGCGCGCAATGCGCCGTACACCGCCGATGAGGATGGCGCCCAGCACCACCAGCAGAACCGCGGTGGTGGTCATCACCGGTACGTCCCAGGCTTCGTTCACCGCGCTGGTGATCGCATTGGACTGGGTGCCAGCCAGCATCGCGCCCGCCAGC is a genomic window containing:
- the thiS gene encoding sulfur carrier protein ThiS, which translates into the protein MNIQLNGEPRTLPASATLHDLLEAEQLLQRRVAVEVNGEIVSRSRHGEHVLAEGDVVEIVHALGGG
- a CDS encoding thiazole synthase; its protein translation is MNVHVSPDSLVIAGKTYGSRLLTGTGKFKDLEETRLATEAAGAQIVTVAIRRTNIGQNPGEPNLLDVLPPDRYTILPNTAGCYTAEDAVRTCRLARELLDGHNLTKLEVLGDQKSLYPDVVQTLKAAEQLVKDGFEVMVYTSDDPILAKRLEEIGCAAVMPLAAPIGSGLGIQNKYNLLQIIEDAKVPIIVDAGVGTASDAAIAMELGCDGVLMNTAIAGARHPVLMASAMRKAVEAGREAFLAGRIPRKRYASASSPVDGLIG
- the trmB gene encoding tRNA (guanosine(46)-N7)-methyltransferase TrmB; the protein is MTNPFDSAGSKAPPKPFTVSEGRREVRSFVLRQGRFTPAQQRAFDERWPRFGIDYNGQPRDLDATFGRPAHKVLEIGFGNGAALRFAAQHDPSRDYIGIEVHAPGVGRLLNALAEDNADHVRLYHHDAVEVLQNEIADGALDEVRIYFPDPWHKKRHNKRRLLQPAFADLLVRKLRPGGRLHCATDWEDYAEQMWDVLDVTAGLVNRAGPRGSVPRPDWRPQTHFETRGQKLGHGVWDLLYDRT
- a CDS encoding SLC13 family permease; the protein is MDTALTLTNDMKLVLGLVGFTMAMFLFERIRADVVALVVLVVLGVTGLIAPEEIFGGFSGNAVMSIIATTILGAGLDRTGALNRLAAWLLRRGHGVEQRLLMMTTAIAGLNSSFMQNPSVMALYLPVASRLAARTGLTLQRLLLPISAAIVMGGALTMVGNSPLILLNDLLASANNNLPSGLATIEPLRMFAPLPIGVALLIASLLYFRYYGDRKLVEEESLVNDGVTPARTESYFAKTYGIEGDVFELVVSAESPLVGMTLGEAENLHDAPLLLALKTGNDTRLAPPAEMRIWVGSVLGAMGPRDQINDFAQNQFLRMSSRLKHLGDLFNPSRAGISEAVVPPTSNVIGKSAADLRLRKERGISLLAINRDKQVIREDVRDVQLRAGDMLVFHSIWTDLAQAARSRDFVVVTDYPTGEQRPHKFKIAMAIFALTILIALTSKLPVALTLMTGVAGMLLTGVLRMDEAYASINWKTVFMMAGLIPLGWAMDSSGAAAWVAGHTIDKLPTGIPVWVLEVALALLTTAFSLVISHVGATIVMVPIAVNLALAAGGNPTAFALIVALSASNNLMTASNPVISMIIGPANYTPREMWRVGGPLSLIYTCVVVLMINLMF
- a CDS encoding Rieske (2Fe-2S) protein, giving the protein MSTAAALIALEAIADGAFAEVEAVVDGDAESLVLYRDGGQVRAFLNICPHAGRRLDWAPGQFLKSREGHLVCAAHGASFALDSGDCIAGPCKGDRLRAVPVDVRDGQVYLA
- a CDS encoding fumarylacetoacetate hydrolase family protein, which gives rise to MSDVSDVIPAVALPRVPVAGGGSFPVHRIYCVGRNFADHAREMGAAVPAADDRGRPMFFSKPADAIVVGHDDAIPYPPATANLHHEVELVVAIGRDAPAGELAVADAEALVYGYAVGLDLTRRDLQAAAKDKGHPWDAAKGFDASAPISEIVHAEEVGDLAALNLSLEVNGEVRQQALLDQMIWNVPEILHELSKLWQLRAGDLVFMGTPSGVAALKPGDRFSARLENVAERHGVIAG
- the mscL gene encoding large-conductance mechanosensitive channel protein MscL; protein product: MGMLTEFKEFAMRGNVIDLAVGVVIGAAFGKIVTALVEKIIMPPLGYLIGRVDFSSLAWTLSPAHLGPDGKEIPAVVVGYGDFINTIIQFVIVAFAIFIVVKAINRLSRKQEAAPAAPAEEVVLLREIRDSLKK
- a CDS encoding M28 family peptidase produces the protein MRRRVLAIASSLALLAAPAFAAPHTTTLPPASLATAAQLRDQALADDTGWKVVESLTTEIGPRIAGSEADARAVAWAEAKFKALGFDKVWKEPVTFPKWERRSEHAAVTGRNPQPLQITALGGSPGGTVEAEVVRFADLAALQAAPAGSLKGKIAFVDYQMLPFRDGRDYGRGGAIRSKGPSEAIRKGAVGFLMRSAGTDSHRVPHTGITRFDDGLTPVPSAALSVPDADQLARLLARGSTTVKVALDCGWDGTATSYNVIGEITGRSLPKEVVVIGGHLDSWDLGTGAVDDGAGVGITMAAGHLIGLLKQAPKRTIRVIAFANEEQGLYGGKAYAEAHAKDVALHQLAAESDFGAGRIYAFNTGSPNPEGSREATKQIAEVMKPLGIEYQADKGGPGPDVGPLAAKGGAWAWLAQDGSDYFHLHHTADDTLDKIDPKALAQNVAAYTVFAYLAAEADGSFGSEAKATTPPNE
- a CDS encoding alanine/glycine:cation symporter family protein; this encodes MNIESIVNTILGVVWSPYLVVLCLLTGLYFSVRTRFIQLRALPDMLRLMFRHERSDAGVSPFQALSISLSSRVGVGNIAGVAMAIAFGGPGAIFWMWIVAFLGASSAFIESTLAQIYKDRDGKGQYRGGPAYYIEKGLGQRWYAVLFALVTVLAGAMLAGTQSNAITSAVNEAWDVPVMTTTAVLLVVLGAILIGGVRRIARVAEWVVPLMAVAYLLVAALVMVLNADKVPEVIMLVLRSAFGVDAAFGAMIGTAIQWGVRRGVLSNEAGMGSGAHPAAAAEVSHPVKQGLVQSFSVYIDTMVVCSATAFLILSTGLYNVYDPAVNGIPDEARLLLGNLPGVEAGPRFVQYAVESALPGFGRSFVALAILPFAFTTILALYYMAETNVSYLCRDRPAPWVIGGFQLMFLAAAGYSAVNSATVAWSLGDIGVGLMSWLNIIAILLLQRPALAVLRDYEAQKRKQRDPLFKPQTIGVSNTRVWES